In the genome of Actinomadura graeca, one region contains:
- a CDS encoding chitinase encodes MSRSVARYIRACPLLRYLAVGLAAALGTVACGLAILPDPADGEPVRALRAAAAATDFAPYVDGSLHPPFDLVGTAKKTGVKTFTLAFITSGGGCVPKWGGVTDIGANPVANQAGDLRALGGDIRISFGGATGIELAAACPTAERLSAAYEQVVAAFKLTRADFDIEGSALADTAANTRRAQAIAALQKRNPDLEVSLTLPVLPEGLTPDGVELVKNAKANGVDIGAVNIMAMDYGPPSSQMGDLAIQAATSTEAQLRSVLDLPSAWERLAVTPMIGVNDVAGETFTLADAAQVGAFARARGLAWTSMWSANRDRPCPGGVKSQADPTCSGVDQEPLAFTSALG; translated from the coding sequence ATGAGCCGGTCAGTCGCCCGCTACATCCGCGCGTGCCCTCTGCTGCGCTACCTCGCGGTCGGGCTCGCCGCGGCGCTCGGCACCGTCGCCTGCGGCCTCGCGATCCTGCCCGACCCCGCCGACGGCGAGCCGGTGCGCGCCCTCCGCGCCGCGGCCGCCGCGACCGACTTCGCCCCGTACGTCGACGGCAGCCTCCACCCGCCGTTCGACCTCGTGGGCACGGCGAAGAAGACGGGCGTCAAGACCTTCACCCTCGCGTTCATCACCTCCGGCGGCGGCTGCGTACCGAAATGGGGCGGGGTGACCGACATCGGTGCCAACCCCGTCGCGAACCAGGCGGGCGACCTGCGGGCCCTCGGCGGCGACATCCGCATCTCGTTCGGCGGCGCGACCGGCATCGAGCTCGCGGCGGCGTGCCCCACCGCCGAGCGACTCTCCGCCGCCTACGAGCAGGTGGTGGCGGCGTTCAAGCTCACCCGCGCGGACTTCGACATCGAAGGCTCCGCGCTCGCCGACACCGCGGCCAACACCCGCCGCGCCCAGGCGATCGCGGCGCTCCAGAAGAGGAACCCGGACCTGGAGGTGTCCCTCACCTTGCCGGTCCTGCCGGAGGGCTTGACCCCGGACGGCGTCGAGCTGGTGAAGAACGCCAAGGCGAACGGCGTGGACATCGGCGCCGTCAACATCATGGCGATGGACTACGGCCCTCCGTCCTCGCAGATGGGGGACCTGGCGATCCAGGCGGCGACGTCGACCGAGGCCCAGCTCCGCTCCGTCCTTGACCTGCCGTCCGCCTGGGAGCGCCTCGCCGTGACCCCGATGATCGGCGTGAACGACGTCGCCGGGGAGACCTTCACCCTCGCCGACGCCGCCCAGGTCGGCGCGTTCGCCCGAGCCCGCGGCCTCGCCTGGACGTCCATGTGGTCGGCGAACCGCGACCGGCCCTGCCCCGGCGGGGTCAAGTCCCAGGCCGACCCGACCTGCAGCGGCGTCGACCAGGAGCCCCTCGCCTTCACCAGCGCCCTTGGCTAG
- a CDS encoding TetR/AcrR family transcriptional regulator → MEDVAKAAGVSTATAYNHFRTKQSLIGYAYSPLLKDLIEAADQAIKNRYPPIAAIREHILDLSLLARTHRDLTLCLIAAMQEQSQKTGSTITESDDVRRLAPLSEPLVRLISYGQDFGAVRPDPSAADTGVYHTSALLFRVLSRPHESAEDTAAVTLSQLLPALVSESDQPEWSPEDDLSLILKRLTGVADAPGAPAEDRRRLANHPLTKDYLEAGFRLLVHACEPGDREGKGGGSPSSSMFFDFLTAERIIEETAKGSERDVAEDSFHDRWLDRDAYVSDVLAYSLWIKNWLPHTVAADKARAVIANATDLADAAHEACYQDQVAGLHNPALRLAFIAAVIAEHHPELKESLSAVYQSTQEKWIPIYRQIFLRHSLRLRPDVSIRDIADIFTALSDGFILRMHSDSAGRFIDHDRRSTMLGKAIMAVVLGSVAEGEGEDLESAFRQLTSAR, encoded by the coding sequence GTGGAAGACGTCGCCAAGGCCGCCGGCGTGAGCACCGCCACCGCCTACAATCATTTCAGAACGAAGCAGTCCCTCATCGGCTACGCCTATTCACCGTTACTGAAAGACCTGATCGAGGCGGCGGACCAGGCGATCAAGAACAGATATCCGCCCATCGCCGCCATCAGGGAGCATATTCTCGATCTTTCCCTCCTGGCCCGCACTCATCGCGACCTCACGCTGTGCCTGATCGCCGCGATGCAGGAGCAGAGCCAGAAGACGGGGAGCACCATCACGGAATCCGACGACGTGCGCCGGCTCGCGCCGCTGTCCGAGCCGCTCGTCCGGCTCATCTCCTACGGCCAGGACTTCGGGGCGGTGCGGCCCGACCCGTCGGCGGCGGACACGGGCGTCTACCACACGAGCGCCCTGCTGTTCCGCGTGCTGAGCAGGCCGCACGAGTCGGCCGAGGACACCGCCGCGGTGACCTTGAGCCAGCTGCTGCCCGCCCTGGTCTCCGAGTCGGACCAGCCGGAGTGGTCGCCGGAGGACGATCTCTCATTGATCCTCAAACGGCTGACCGGCGTCGCCGACGCGCCCGGGGCACCGGCGGAGGACAGGCGCAGGCTCGCCAATCATCCGCTGACCAAGGACTACCTCGAAGCCGGTTTCCGTCTCCTCGTCCACGCTTGCGAACCCGGCGACCGCGAAGGGAAGGGCGGCGGATCGCCGTCGTCCTCCATGTTCTTCGACTTCCTCACCGCCGAGCGAATCATCGAGGAGACGGCGAAAGGGAGCGAGAGGGACGTCGCCGAGGACTCGTTCCACGACAGATGGCTCGACCGCGACGCCTACGTGAGCGATGTGCTGGCCTATTCCCTATGGATCAAGAACTGGCTGCCGCACACCGTCGCCGCCGACAAGGCGCGGGCGGTGATCGCCAATGCGACCGATCTCGCGGACGCCGCCCACGAGGCGTGCTACCAGGATCAGGTGGCCGGGCTCCACAACCCCGCCCTCCGGCTCGCATTCATCGCCGCCGTCATCGCCGAGCACCACCCCGAGCTGAAGGAGTCGCTGTCCGCGGTCTACCAGAGCACGCAGGAGAAATGGATCCCGATCTACCGGCAGATCTTCCTGCGGCACAGCCTGAGACTCCGCCCCGACGTCAGCATCAGGGATATCGCCGACATATTCACGGCACTGTCCGATGGCTTCATCCTCCGCATGCACTCGGACTCGGCCGGCCGGTTCATCGACCATGACAGGAGGAGCACCATGCTGGGCAAGGCGATCATGGCCGTGGTGCTCGGGAGTGTCGCGGAGGGCGAGGGCGAGGATCTGGAGAGCGCCTTCCGCCAGCTCACGTCCGCCCGCTAG